The following are encoded together in the Microterricola viridarii genome:
- a CDS encoding AzlC family ABC transporter permease codes for MTIADAEALDERAARTVVVREAWAVGIATAAYGISFGALAVAAGLDVWQACFLSLVMFTGGSQYALVGVLASGGVAAGPTAIASAALLGSRNAIYGMRMAPVLGGGWWKKLAAAWGTIDESTAVALAQPSGHLRRVGFWVTAVVIFVGWNLTTLIGALIGDALGDPRVYGLDAAAAAAFLGLLWPRLKRVQASAVAVAAALVATLLTPVLMPGLPVLVAALVAVVVGAFNWLGKADRA; via the coding sequence ATGACCATCGCCGACGCCGAAGCACTGGATGAGCGGGCCGCCCGCACCGTCGTCGTGCGTGAGGCGTGGGCCGTCGGCATCGCGACGGCCGCGTACGGCATCTCCTTCGGCGCCCTGGCCGTCGCGGCCGGCCTCGACGTCTGGCAGGCCTGCTTCCTCAGCCTGGTGATGTTCACCGGCGGATCGCAGTACGCCCTCGTCGGGGTGCTCGCCAGCGGCGGCGTCGCCGCGGGGCCGACGGCGATCGCCAGTGCGGCACTGCTCGGCAGCCGCAACGCCATCTACGGAATGCGGATGGCGCCCGTGCTGGGCGGCGGCTGGTGGAAGAAGCTCGCCGCGGCGTGGGGCACGATCGACGAATCGACGGCCGTTGCCCTGGCCCAACCCAGCGGGCACCTGCGCCGGGTCGGCTTCTGGGTGACCGCCGTCGTGATCTTCGTCGGCTGGAATCTGACGACGCTGATCGGCGCGCTGATCGGTGACGCCCTCGGCGACCCTCGCGTCTACGGCCTGGACGCGGCGGCCGCGGCCGCCTTCCTCGGCCTGCTCTGGCCGCGCCTGAAGCGCGTGCAGGCCAGCGCCGTCGCCGTGGCTGCCGCCCTCGTCGCGACGCTGCTGACACCCGTGCTGATGCCCGGGCTGCCGGTGCTGGTCGCCGCGCTCGTGGCGGTCGTCGTCGGCGCGTTCAACTGGCTGGGCAAGGCGGATCGCGCATGA
- the def gene encoding peptide deformylase has product MAVLPIRISGDPVLHSPAAPVTLFDDALRILVADMFETMDAAPGVGLAGPQVGVPLRLFTFGWVDDDGTKWRDVAINPELWQSPLAVGPTDEDEESEGCLSFPGERFPLRRAERVILRATNLEGERYEIEAEGWLARIFQHEYDHLDGLLYVDRVEEGYQRLIGKISRKRGWGVPGNAWLPGVDNLED; this is encoded by the coding sequence ATGGCCGTTCTTCCCATCCGGATCTCCGGAGACCCCGTGCTGCACTCCCCCGCAGCCCCTGTGACCCTTTTCGATGACGCCCTGCGCATCCTCGTCGCCGACATGTTCGAGACCATGGATGCCGCACCGGGCGTCGGTCTCGCCGGCCCCCAGGTGGGCGTGCCACTGCGGCTGTTCACCTTCGGCTGGGTCGACGACGACGGCACGAAGTGGCGCGACGTCGCCATCAACCCCGAACTCTGGCAGAGCCCGCTCGCCGTCGGCCCCACCGACGAGGACGAGGAGTCAGAGGGCTGCCTGTCCTTCCCCGGCGAGCGGTTCCCGCTGCGCCGCGCGGAGCGCGTCATCCTGCGGGCGACGAACCTCGAGGGTGAGCGGTACGAGATCGAGGCAGAGGGTTGGCTGGCACGCATCTTCCAGCACGAGTACGACCACCTGGACGGCCTGCTCTACGTCGACCGCGTCGAGGAGGGCTACCAGCGCCTGATCGGCAAGATCAGCCGCAAGCGCGGCTGGGGCGTGCCCGGCAACGCCTGGCTGCCCGGGGTCGACAACCTCGAAGACTGA
- a CDS encoding SHOCT domain-containing protein — translation MLTALLVSPALNIDPALHLGYPSAGWGWPGWFFLFIPLFWILTFGILFAIFGRRWRSAGRGYGPHGPNGWGGTASAEQTLSERFARGDIDETEYRARLEVLRANRPAG, via the coding sequence ATGCTCACCGCACTGCTTGTCTCACCTGCCCTGAACATCGATCCAGCACTGCACCTCGGCTACCCCAGCGCGGGCTGGGGATGGCCCGGCTGGTTCTTCCTGTTCATCCCGCTCTTCTGGATCCTCACCTTCGGCATCCTGTTCGCGATCTTCGGGCGGCGCTGGCGCAGCGCGGGCCGCGGCTACGGCCCGCACGGGCCGAACGGCTGGGGCGGCACCGCCAGCGCCGAACAGACGCTCTCTGAGCGCTTCGCTCGGGGCGACATCGACGAGACCGAGTATCGGGCCCGTCTGGAGGTCTTGCGCGCCAACCGTCCAGCCGGGTAG
- a CDS encoding glycosyltransferase yields the protein MTETPGSPSAAPAAGTQSAQKPLRVLIGADTFAPDVNGAARFAERLAAGLVARGHEVHIMAPAASRKHGSWVEEHEGQKMMAHRLYSWRWYPHDWLRFALPWRIRQNSARVLDLVKPDVVHFQSHIIVGRGLTIEAEKRGIRIVGTNHFMPENLLEFTLLPKAWQDWAIGLAWKAAKRTFGRAESVTTPTARAAQFLEQYTGLQNVHAISCGIDAHEYTPNFEPRTGNTVLFVGRVTGEKQIDVLLKAIKLLPAELDTKLHIVGGGDQMRNLQHLAESLGLADRVVFRGYVTEAELRAEYTAATVFAMPSIAELQSIATMEAMASGLPIVAANAMALPHLVADGHNGFLFKPSDPADLAEKLRTVLEMAPAELTAMKQESLNRIVVHDIQRTISTFECLYRGEPVPELVTNVAPAASTED from the coding sequence TTGACTGAGACGCCAGGCTCGCCTTCCGCCGCCCCCGCGGCCGGCACACAGTCCGCGCAGAAGCCATTGCGTGTGCTGATCGGTGCCGACACTTTCGCCCCCGACGTTAACGGGGCCGCACGATTCGCCGAGCGCCTCGCCGCCGGCCTCGTGGCCCGTGGCCACGAAGTTCACATCATGGCTCCGGCCGCCTCACGCAAGCACGGCAGCTGGGTCGAGGAGCACGAGGGCCAGAAGATGATGGCCCACCGGCTGTACAGCTGGCGCTGGTACCCGCACGACTGGCTGCGCTTCGCGCTGCCGTGGCGGATCCGGCAGAACAGCGCCCGTGTGCTTGACCTCGTCAAGCCGGATGTCGTGCACTTCCAGTCGCACATCATCGTCGGTCGCGGCCTCACCATCGAGGCCGAGAAGCGCGGCATCCGCATCGTCGGAACCAACCACTTCATGCCTGAGAACCTGCTCGAGTTCACGCTGCTGCCGAAGGCCTGGCAGGACTGGGCCATCGGTCTGGCCTGGAAGGCCGCCAAGCGCACCTTCGGCCGCGCCGAGTCCGTGACGACGCCGACCGCCAGGGCCGCCCAGTTCCTCGAGCAGTACACGGGCCTGCAGAACGTGCACGCCATCTCCTGCGGCATCGACGCCCACGAGTACACCCCGAACTTCGAGCCGCGCACCGGCAACACGGTGCTCTTCGTCGGTCGCGTGACCGGCGAGAAGCAGATTGACGTGCTGCTCAAGGCGATCAAGCTGCTGCCGGCCGAGCTGGACACCAAGCTGCACATCGTCGGCGGCGGCGACCAGATGCGCAACCTGCAGCACCTGGCCGAGAGCCTCGGCCTCGCCGACCGAGTCGTGTTCCGCGGCTACGTCACCGAGGCAGAGCTGCGCGCCGAATACACCGCGGCCACCGTCTTCGCCATGCCCTCGATCGCCGAGCTGCAGAGCATCGCGACCATGGAGGCCATGGCCTCTGGGCTGCCGATCGTGGCGGCCAACGCCATGGCGCTGCCGCACCTGGTGGCCGACGGGCACAACGGCTTCCTGTTCAAGCCGAGCGACCCGGCAGATCTGGCCGAGAAGCTCCGCACCGTGCTGGAGATGGCCCCGGCCGAGCTCACCGCGATGAAGCAGGAGTCGCTCAACCGCATCGTCGTGCACGACATCCAGCGGACGATCAGCACCTTCGAGTGCCTGTATCGTGGTGAGCCGGTGCCCGAACTGGTCACCAACGTCGCACCCGCCGCATCCACCGAAGACTAG
- a CDS encoding GNAT family N-acetyltransferase, with product MRVLRQSDAAALAEAYVRNHDHLAPWEPARPAEYFTQAWQAGDIAARLRAQSRGEGVAFGLFTGSELVGRFNLAGIVRGPFQSANLGYWVDGAYAGRGLASAAVQAIVEFARDELRLHRIEAGTLPHNVGSQRVLLKAGFQQIGIAPRYLRIAGSWQDHHLFQVILHD from the coding sequence ATGCGCGTTCTGCGCCAGAGCGACGCGGCGGCCCTGGCCGAGGCGTACGTGCGCAACCACGATCATCTGGCGCCGTGGGAGCCGGCCCGCCCAGCCGAGTACTTCACGCAGGCGTGGCAGGCGGGTGACATCGCCGCCCGGCTTCGCGCGCAGTCCAGGGGAGAGGGCGTGGCGTTCGGGCTGTTCACCGGGAGTGAGCTCGTCGGCCGCTTCAACCTGGCCGGGATTGTCCGCGGCCCATTCCAGAGCGCCAACCTCGGCTACTGGGTCGACGGCGCGTATGCGGGCAGGGGCCTCGCCTCCGCGGCCGTGCAGGCGATCGTCGAGTTCGCCCGCGACGAGCTGCGGCTGCACCGCATCGAGGCGGGCACCCTGCCGCACAACGTCGGCTCACAGCGGGTGCTGCTGAAGGCCGGCTTCCAGCAGATCGGTATCGCGCCACGCTATCTGCGGATCGCGGGCAGCTGGCAGGATCACCACCTGTTCCAGGTGATCCTGCACGACTAG
- a CDS encoding response regulator transcription factor encodes MTNIFLADDQALVRGGFRALLESESGFEVVGEAATGRAALDGVRLTRPDVVLMDIRMPDGDGLWATAAITSDPSLAHTHVVMVTTFELDDYVAEAIRAGASGFLVKDTEPVELIRAVRVVAAGDALLSPGVTRRLLARMAAGLKEAPHTEQLALLTEREREVLALVGRGLSNDEIAAELFLSPLTAKTHVSRMMSKLGARDRVHLVVTAYETGLVRPGWN; translated from the coding sequence ATGACAAACATCTTCCTGGCCGACGACCAGGCCCTCGTGCGCGGGGGCTTCCGCGCGCTGCTCGAATCGGAGAGCGGGTTCGAGGTCGTCGGCGAGGCGGCGACCGGCCGTGCGGCGCTGGACGGGGTGCGCCTGACCCGACCAGACGTGGTCTTGATGGACATCCGGATGCCGGATGGCGACGGACTGTGGGCCACCGCAGCGATCACATCGGATCCGAGCCTGGCCCACACGCATGTGGTGATGGTGACGACTTTCGAGCTCGACGACTACGTGGCCGAGGCGATCAGGGCCGGGGCCAGCGGCTTCCTGGTGAAGGACACCGAACCGGTCGAACTGATCCGTGCAGTGCGCGTCGTCGCCGCGGGGGATGCGCTGCTGTCGCCCGGCGTCACCCGGCGGCTGTTGGCGCGTATGGCCGCCGGTCTGAAGGAGGCGCCGCACACCGAGCAGCTCGCCCTCCTGACCGAGCGTGAGCGCGAGGTGCTCGCCCTCGTCGGCCGTGGCCTCAGCAACGACGAAATCGCGGCGGAGCTGTTTCTCAGTCCGCTGACGGCGAAGACCCACGTGTCGCGCATGATGAGCAAGCTCGGTGCCAGGGACAGGGTGCACCTGGTCGTGACGGCCTACGAGACGGGACTGGTGCGCCCCGGCTGGAATTAG
- a CDS encoding sensor histidine kinase: MAQAYGEDGRNGAWRGAPRGGRWIPVVISLVVQTVIALILLSGAWRPVELAAVAAAMLGSLTLLWLGRHPGPALVGIAVLTLPVIVLTTLPVAVALPLAFAVVAATALGARGWVWGTVGGALLLGVVLGFAIAPSPRDLVRPLVVLLVLSVLVGIGEAVRNRRERFAEYRVEAARRRQGEAERERVRIARELHDVLAHSLSSINVQAGVGLHLIDEQPEKAAEALANIKQTSKAALEEVRGVLGFLRGAVDEPEADQRMPQPQLARLPALLDSFAAIGLPVTVTGTPPEGLPQLAELTVYRVVQEALTNVSRHSTAESATVDFADDGASCTVTILDDGQAPPDRALVEGRGLLGMRERAALVGGTLEAGWRPGGGFRVSLRLPRAAEAA; this comes from the coding sequence ATGGCGCAGGCATACGGCGAGGACGGCAGGAACGGCGCCTGGCGCGGTGCGCCGCGGGGTGGCCGCTGGATCCCGGTCGTGATCTCGCTCGTGGTGCAGACGGTCATCGCGCTCATCCTGCTCTCCGGCGCCTGGCGGCCGGTCGAGCTCGCCGCCGTTGCGGCCGCAATGCTCGGCTCGCTCACACTGCTCTGGCTCGGCCGGCATCCGGGCCCCGCCCTCGTCGGTATCGCCGTGCTGACGCTGCCCGTGATCGTGCTCACCACGCTCCCCGTTGCCGTCGCCCTGCCGCTGGCTTTCGCCGTGGTCGCCGCCACGGCGCTCGGCGCCAGGGGTTGGGTGTGGGGCACTGTCGGCGGCGCACTGCTGCTCGGGGTTGTGCTCGGTTTCGCCATCGCGCCCAGCCCACGCGACCTGGTGCGGCCGCTCGTCGTGCTGCTGGTGCTCAGCGTGCTCGTCGGCATCGGCGAGGCAGTGCGCAACCGCCGCGAACGATTCGCCGAGTACCGGGTCGAGGCGGCCCGTCGCCGGCAGGGCGAGGCGGAGCGGGAGCGGGTGCGGATCGCCCGCGAGCTGCACGACGTGCTCGCCCACTCGCTCTCCTCGATCAACGTGCAGGCCGGCGTCGGCCTGCACCTGATCGACGAGCAGCCGGAGAAGGCGGCAGAGGCGCTGGCGAACATCAAACAGACCAGCAAGGCGGCTCTGGAAGAGGTGCGCGGAGTTCTGGGCTTCCTGCGCGGCGCCGTGGACGAGCCGGAGGCCGACCAGCGCATGCCGCAACCGCAACTGGCGCGGCTGCCCGCGCTGCTCGACTCCTTCGCCGCCATCGGCCTGCCCGTGACCGTGACCGGTACGCCACCGGAGGGGTTGCCTCAGCTGGCTGAGCTCACCGTCTACAGGGTCGTGCAGGAGGCCCTCACCAACGTGTCCCGGCACTCCACGGCAGAGAGCGCCACCGTCGATTTCGCCGACGACGGAGCCTCCTGCACAGTGACGATTCTGGATGACGGCCAGGCGCCGCCTGACCGGGCGCTGGTCGAGGGCCGTGGGCTGCTCGGTATGCGCGAGCGGGCCGCGCTTGTCGGCGGCACGCTCGAAGCTGGATGGCGGCCGGGCGGCGGCTTCCGGGTCTCGCTGCGGCTGCCGCGCGCGGCGGAGGCAGCATGA
- a CDS encoding AzlD domain-containing protein, with the protein MTMWQIVIVASIACVVMKMAGYLVPPRVLDNPAVSRIAELLTVALLAALIGVQTFAHGQEIVLDARVPAVIVAAGLFALRVPFIVVVIAAALVAAGIRALG; encoded by the coding sequence ATGACCATGTGGCAGATCGTGATCGTCGCCTCCATCGCCTGCGTCGTGATGAAGATGGCCGGCTACCTGGTGCCGCCGCGGGTGCTCGACAACCCCGCCGTGTCGCGGATCGCCGAGCTGCTCACCGTCGCGCTGCTCGCCGCCCTCATCGGCGTGCAAACCTTCGCGCACGGCCAGGAGATCGTGCTGGACGCCCGCGTGCCTGCCGTCATCGTGGCCGCCGGGCTTTTTGCCCTCCGGGTGCCGTTCATCGTCGTGGTGATCGCGGCGGCGCTGGTCGCCGCCGGCATCCGCGCCCTCGGCTAG
- a CDS encoding NAD(P)/FAD-dependent oxidoreductase, with protein sequence MTGALEAFDLIIVGAGPGGSAAALSALRARPSARVLVLDRAPLGRDKACGDGVSPEAASEIAGLGLPGLLLPSERVFRFRLVAGHLDTTGTTPVPGYVIPRAELDHRLMLAAGEVGALYRQHAVREIDQDSSGVVVDGKYSASVVIGADGANSAVRRAAGQPPNRGRHMALAVRGYAPTPEGFEGLYLRWDPVPGVGLQYAWAFATARGTVNLGFGSAASAMTRAQMEDRAAELLPDFMVTPTRMTGHLLPLSTRRPRPAIGRVLLVGDAASLVNPLSGEGIFCALASGALAGSAAAAANPGDSYSRALRRRFGRQHRQLRALYPLLDRPSIISTALRASARDPRIFQRLIAVGLGEGTFRAVDLARIVASARRK encoded by the coding sequence ATGACCGGGGCTCTCGAGGCATTCGACCTCATCATCGTCGGCGCCGGGCCGGGCGGCTCCGCCGCGGCGCTGAGCGCTTTGCGCGCTCGGCCGTCCGCCCGGGTGCTGGTCCTCGATCGAGCCCCGCTAGGCCGAGACAAGGCCTGCGGCGACGGAGTGAGTCCCGAAGCCGCGAGCGAGATAGCTGGCCTTGGTCTCCCCGGGCTGCTCCTTCCGAGCGAACGGGTCTTTCGCTTCCGACTCGTCGCTGGACACCTCGATACAACTGGCACCACGCCGGTTCCGGGGTACGTCATCCCTCGGGCGGAACTCGATCACCGGCTCATGCTCGCGGCCGGAGAAGTCGGGGCGCTCTACCGCCAGCATGCCGTGCGCGAGATAGACCAGGACTCGAGCGGTGTGGTCGTTGACGGCAAGTACAGCGCGTCGGTGGTGATTGGCGCCGATGGGGCGAACTCCGCGGTGCGCCGTGCTGCGGGACAGCCGCCGAACCGCGGCCGGCATATGGCCCTCGCCGTCCGAGGTTACGCGCCTACCCCGGAGGGATTTGAAGGGCTCTACCTTCGCTGGGACCCCGTTCCGGGCGTCGGCCTTCAGTACGCATGGGCTTTTGCGACCGCCCGCGGGACAGTCAATCTGGGCTTCGGATCGGCCGCTTCGGCAATGACCAGGGCACAGATGGAGGACCGCGCAGCCGAACTGCTTCCAGACTTCATGGTCACGCCCACTCGAATGACCGGACACCTGTTGCCGCTGTCAACCCGCCGGCCCCGCCCCGCTATCGGCCGCGTGCTTCTCGTCGGCGATGCGGCCAGCCTGGTCAATCCGCTCAGCGGCGAAGGTATCTTTTGCGCGCTGGCCTCGGGCGCACTGGCCGGGAGCGCTGCTGCGGCGGCCAATCCGGGCGACAGCTATTCTCGCGCGCTTCGGAGAAGATTCGGACGTCAACATCGCCAGCTACGTGCGCTGTACCCACTACTAGACCGGCCGTCAATCATTTCAACTGCACTCCGGGCCTCCGCGCGCGATCCACGAATCTTCCAACGGTTGATTGCAGTCGGGCTTGGTGAGGGAACGTTCCGTGCCGTGGATCTTGCTCGCATTGTCGCCAGCGCCCGGAGGAAGTGA
- a CDS encoding TfoX/Sxy family protein, whose amino-acid sequence MPTRPETIEFIEDQLAGLAIRTAKMFGEYGIYCDEKIVGLICDDALFIKPSDAATELFDRTELAPPYPGAKPYRMVSGDALEDRDWLARAIQATADALPMPAPKKPRPARGSK is encoded by the coding sequence ATGCCCACTAGGCCAGAGACCATCGAATTCATCGAAGACCAGCTCGCCGGCCTGGCGATCCGCACGGCGAAGATGTTCGGCGAGTATGGCATCTACTGCGACGAGAAGATCGTCGGCCTGATCTGCGACGACGCGCTTTTCATCAAGCCATCGGATGCCGCAACGGAGCTGTTCGACCGCACGGAGCTGGCCCCGCCCTACCCGGGCGCCAAGCCCTATCGAATGGTGTCGGGCGATGCTCTGGAGGATCGGGACTGGTTGGCCCGGGCGATCCAGGCGACCGCCGACGCATTGCCGATGCCGGCTCCGAAGAAGCCACGCCCAGCCAGGGGCAGCAAATGA
- a CDS encoding DMT family transporter yields the protein MPFDTTELAEHLIPQDPKVVFGIILALIGAVFLALGAQFQHRGVVKVEKNTQEAGGGLNVKQLMLLLARPSWVIGTLMLGFAVVLQLSSLSLAPLTVVQPLGAVALVITAIVNARVSKVALNRASIIAISMCVGGVALFVTIAAFTSVDKPVTNEDIITILWILLAVLIAFVVAFVTLRNRFKALFYILGAGVLYGFVATLAKVVINRIQHQNFEWLTLICVVALLAAAALGAYFVQNAYSSGPPDLVIAGLTVVDPLVAVAIGIFVLDEASQAPLWAGIGFVIAGAIAIWGVFALARHHPQTKV from the coding sequence GTGCCCTTTGATACCACCGAGCTCGCCGAGCACCTGATCCCACAGGACCCGAAGGTCGTTTTCGGCATCATTCTGGCGCTCATCGGGGCCGTTTTCCTCGCGCTCGGCGCGCAATTCCAGCACCGCGGCGTCGTCAAGGTCGAGAAGAACACACAGGAGGCCGGCGGCGGACTGAACGTCAAGCAGCTGATGCTGCTGCTTGCCCGCCCGTCCTGGGTCATCGGCACGCTCATGTTGGGCTTCGCCGTCGTGCTGCAGCTCTCCAGCCTGTCGTTGGCCCCGCTCACCGTCGTGCAGCCGCTCGGCGCCGTCGCCCTCGTGATCACCGCCATCGTGAACGCGCGTGTCAGCAAGGTCGCGCTGAATCGGGCATCCATCATCGCCATCAGCATGTGCGTCGGCGGCGTGGCCCTGTTCGTCACGATCGCCGCGTTCACCTCTGTCGACAAGCCGGTGACGAACGAGGACATCATCACGATCCTCTGGATCCTGCTCGCGGTGCTCATCGCGTTCGTGGTCGCCTTCGTGACACTGCGCAACCGCTTCAAGGCGTTGTTCTACATCCTGGGTGCCGGCGTGCTCTACGGTTTCGTCGCCACCCTGGCCAAGGTCGTCATCAACCGCATCCAGCACCAGAACTTCGAGTGGCTCACCCTGATCTGCGTCGTCGCGCTGCTCGCGGCGGCCGCACTCGGTGCCTACTTCGTGCAGAACGCCTACTCCTCCGGTCCGCCTGACCTGGTCATCGCCGGGCTCACCGTCGTCGACCCGCTCGTCGCCGTCGCGATCGGAATCTTCGTTCTGGACGAGGCTTCGCAGGCTCCGCTCTGGGCCGGAATCGGCTTCGTCATTGCCGGGGCGATCGCGATCTGGGGGGTCTTCGCCCTCGCCAGGCACCACCCACAGACCAAGGTCTGA
- a CDS encoding D-isomer specific 2-hydroxyacid dehydrogenase family protein, with the protein MSLGQQPRHRAVLGEPTVALANAQRPAPGPIAVLPEPDAVFAAAVESGGGTVAPLGPDTRGIVWLDYRRASELATVLRENPQIGWVQLPWAGVDGFAEVMRSEHRDGLLWTSAKGAYAQPVAEHALALSLALLRFLPRRIRATSWDDRPDGVSLFGLRVVIVGAGGIAIELLRLLQPFRAHVTIVRRSGEPLPGADATVPSEALHRVLPHADLVVVAAALTGATLGLFGAREFELMPETAYFVNVARGGVVVTDDLVHALHRHTIAGAAVDVTVPEPLPDGHPLWSAPNVIVTPHMADTPTMTAPLLAERIRLNVQAFLGDARFVGVVDPERGY; encoded by the coding sequence ATGAGCCTCGGCCAGCAGCCCCGGCACCGCGCGGTGCTCGGCGAGCCGACGGTCGCCCTGGCCAACGCGCAGCGCCCCGCCCCCGGGCCGATTGCCGTGCTGCCGGAGCCGGATGCCGTCTTCGCGGCCGCCGTCGAATCCGGCGGCGGCACCGTCGCCCCGCTCGGGCCCGACACCCGGGGCATCGTCTGGCTCGACTACCGCCGGGCAAGCGAACTCGCCACCGTGTTACGCGAGAACCCGCAGATCGGCTGGGTGCAGCTGCCCTGGGCCGGCGTCGACGGCTTCGCAGAGGTGATGCGGTCCGAACACCGCGACGGCCTGTTGTGGACGAGCGCCAAGGGCGCATACGCCCAACCGGTCGCCGAGCACGCCCTCGCCCTCAGCCTCGCCCTGCTGCGCTTCCTGCCCCGCCGGATCAGGGCCACCTCCTGGGACGACCGGCCAGACGGCGTCTCGCTGTTCGGCCTGCGCGTCGTCATCGTCGGCGCTGGCGGCATCGCGATCGAGCTGCTCCGGCTGTTGCAGCCCTTCCGTGCGCACGTGACGATCGTGCGGCGGAGCGGCGAGCCGCTGCCGGGGGCGGACGCCACGGTGCCCAGCGAGGCGCTGCACAGGGTGCTGCCGCACGCCGACCTCGTTGTCGTGGCCGCCGCTCTCACCGGAGCCACCCTCGGCCTGTTCGGTGCCCGTGAGTTCGAACTCATGCCCGAAACCGCATATTTCGTGAACGTGGCACGCGGTGGCGTGGTCGTCACCGACGATCTCGTGCACGCGCTGCACCGGCACACCATCGCCGGCGCGGCGGTCGATGTCACGGTGCCCGAGCCATTGCCGGATGGGCATCCACTGTGGAGCGCCCCCAATGTCATCGTCACGCCGCACATGGCCGACACGCCGACGATGACCGCGCCGTTGCTGGCCGAGCGCATCCGTCTGAACGTGCAGGCGTTCCTCGGCGACGCCCGTTTTGTCGGGGTCGTCGACCCCGAACGCGGCTACTGA
- a CDS encoding sensor histidine kinase gives MAEWLQGDSAPTVLIIVAGVLLLVLAVLLWLWLRASRRLRRTDRDWTGAERTRIDLELSLAEQTGRLGIVRELQDVAVLNVSRLITQAEGARYTVESDPSAAARVVGAIVESGREAVGDMRRVLTVAREGEAVSSRQPGLQSARDLFRVMRDAGLTIVFDESGERYELKPGAELAIFRILQGALANALKHGGTGTEAKVSFSWTRDGLQLIVDDDGIRAKARRAGLDADGINRDTAYTIDDDLHALTANLTGAGLTQMKQRAELYGGVFQARTVPGVGFSVSVVFPALRFHNGVHSVNLSR, from the coding sequence ATGGCCGAATGGCTACAGGGCGACTCGGCACCGACGGTGCTGATCATCGTGGCGGGGGTGCTCCTCCTCGTGCTGGCGGTGCTGCTCTGGCTCTGGCTGCGCGCCTCGCGCCGGCTGCGCCGAACGGACCGCGACTGGACCGGCGCCGAGCGCACCCGCATCGACCTGGAGCTCTCGTTGGCCGAGCAGACCGGCCGCCTCGGCATCGTGCGCGAGCTGCAGGATGTCGCCGTGCTCAACGTCTCCAGGCTGATCACGCAGGCCGAGGGTGCCCGCTACACCGTGGAGAGCGACCCGAGCGCGGCCGCCCGCGTCGTCGGCGCCATCGTCGAATCCGGCCGGGAGGCCGTCGGCGACATGCGGCGCGTGCTCACGGTGGCGCGCGAGGGCGAAGCCGTCTCCTCGCGCCAGCCCGGCCTGCAATCGGCCCGCGACCTGTTCCGTGTGATGCGGGATGCGGGCCTCACCATCGTCTTCGACGAGTCGGGGGAGCGCTACGAGCTGAAGCCGGGCGCCGAGCTGGCGATCTTCCGTATCCTGCAAGGTGCCCTGGCCAACGCGCTCAAGCACGGCGGTACCGGCACAGAGGCCAAGGTCAGCTTCAGCTGGACCCGTGACGGCCTGCAGCTGATCGTCGATGACGACGGCATCCGGGCCAAGGCTCGGCGTGCCGGGCTCGACGCCGACGGCATCAACCGCGACACCGCGTACACGATCGACGACGACCTACACGCGCTCACCGCCAACCTCACCGGCGCCGGGCTCACCCAGATGAAGCAGCGCGCCGAATTGTACGGCGGCGTGTTCCAGGCCCGCACCGTTCCCGGCGTCGGCTTCTCGGTCTCGGTGGTCTTCCCCGCTCTGCGCTTCCACAATGGGGTGCACAGCGTTAATCTGTCTCGATGA